From a single Anaerolineales bacterium genomic region:
- a CDS encoding PIN domain-containing protein has translation MTPKNHRVFLDTSVIFAAVLSPTGGARKLFLLGEAGLLQLVVGPTVLNECQDVVQRKVPASLPTLAQLLASASLETSQAPTKKQISAAEAHVQYVPDARVLAEAILAKPDWFVTHDKEHFLKHRSRIDLPFEIGTPGDVLQRYKDEFILP, from the coding sequence ATGACACCAAAAAATCATAGGGTCTTTCTTGATACCAGCGTGATCTTTGCCGCCGTGCTTTCCCCGACTGGCGGCGCGCGTAAATTGTTTCTACTGGGTGAAGCTGGCTTGTTGCAATTGGTGGTCGGTCCAACCGTCCTTAATGAATGCCAGGACGTTGTGCAACGCAAGGTTCCCGCCTCCCTGCCGACTCTTGCCCAACTGCTCGCCAGTGCCTCCCTTGAAACATCACAGGCGCCAACCAAAAAGCAGATCAGCGCCGCAGAAGCCCATGTTCAATATGTACCGGATGCGCGTGTTCTGGCGGAAGCCATCCTTGCCAAACCGGATTGGTTCGTCACGCATGATAAGGAACATTTCCTGAAGCATCGCAGCCGCATCGATCTGCCTTTCGAGATCGGCACGCCTGGGGATGTGCTCCAGCGTTATAAGGATGAGTTCATCCTGCCATAA
- a CDS encoding AbrB/MazE/SpoVT family DNA-binding domain-containing protein — MNNNTFQVQVVRRGIITLPKELREHNNIEEGDTLTLIDLGDGVVVISPKRSRVDEIADKLAKEWQDSGESLESMLSTLREVRAEYDTKKS; from the coding sequence ATGAATAACAATACTTTCCAGGTACAGGTCGTCCGTCGGGGCATCATCACCCTCCCCAAGGAACTTCGGGAGCACAACAACATCGAAGAAGGCGACACTCTCACACTCATTGACCTCGGGGATGGCGTGGTGGTCATAAGCCCCAAACGTTCACGTGTGGACGAAATTGCCGACAAACTTGCCAAAGAATGGCAGGACTCCGGAGAGTCCCTTGAATCAATGTTGAGCACACTGCGCGAGGTCCGGGCGGAATATGACACCAAAAAATCATAG
- a CDS encoding Fic family protein, whose amino-acid sequence MMYDYSFTPEIVRKLQFLEWPRAEVTLTVLPPAIAEGLRLRARVRSTHFSTRIEGNRLTLVEAEQAVLEGREFPGRERDTLEVKHYFKALAQVETWVEEDSPITEDRIRRLHALVYTGRGSRPTPYRDGQNVIKDSSGGIVYLPPEASDVPALMRELVEWIRASEGNLPVPVMAGIAHYQFVVIHPYFDGNGRTARALATWILYRGGYDLGRFYALEEFYAQDLQGYYDALVTSPNHNYYFGRADADITPWLDYFLKGMAAVFDIVAREVREQTILPDKETEGLLRKLDRRARIVLGLFSRQDEITANDVARVLGLSARQSREVLNEWQEAGWLEVSDAARKTRKYRLSAEYRRFIG is encoded by the coding sequence ATGATGTACGACTATTCCTTTACGCCTGAGATCGTACGTAAATTGCAATTCCTTGAGTGGCCGCGGGCGGAGGTCACCCTGACCGTCCTGCCACCGGCGATCGCCGAAGGGCTGCGCCTGCGTGCCCGCGTGCGTTCCACCCATTTCTCGACCCGCATTGAAGGCAACCGCCTGACACTTGTTGAAGCCGAACAGGCGGTTCTGGAGGGCAGGGAATTTCCCGGGCGCGAACGCGACACGTTGGAAGTCAAGCACTATTTCAAGGCACTGGCGCAGGTCGAAACCTGGGTGGAGGAGGACAGCCCGATCACGGAGGACCGCATCCGCCGGCTGCACGCCCTGGTCTACACCGGGCGCGGCAGCCGTCCCACTCCCTACCGGGATGGACAAAACGTCATCAAGGACAGCAGCGGCGGCATCGTCTATCTGCCGCCTGAGGCATCGGATGTGCCTGCGCTGATGCGCGAACTGGTGGAATGGATTCGCGCCTCGGAGGGAAACCTGCCCGTGCCCGTCATGGCAGGAATTGCCCATTACCAGTTCGTCGTGATCCATCCCTACTTTGACGGCAATGGCAGAACCGCGCGTGCCCTCGCCACCTGGATCCTCTATCGCGGCGGGTACGACCTTGGACGCTTCTACGCCCTTGAGGAGTTCTACGCCCAGGACCTGCAGGGCTATTATGATGCCCTGGTCACAAGCCCGAATCACAACTACTACTTTGGACGCGCTGACGCCGACATCACGCCCTGGCTGGATTACTTTCTAAAGGGCATGGCGGCGGTCTTCGACATCGTTGCGCGTGAAGTCCGGGAGCAGACCATCCTGCCCGACAAGGAGACGGAAGGCCTGCTGCGCAAACTGGACCGCCGGGCGCGCATCGTGTTGGGTTTGTTTTCCCGCCAGGATGAGATCACCGCCAACGATGTGGCGCGGGTGCTTGGACTCTCTGCCAGGCAGTCCCGCGAAGTATTGAACGAATGGCAGGAGGCAGGCTGGCTTGAGGTCAGCGATGCCGCCCGCAAGACCCGCAAATACCGGTTATCGGCGGAATATCGGCGGTTTATCGGCTAA